One genomic window of Haliotis asinina isolate JCU_RB_2024 chromosome 4, JCU_Hal_asi_v2, whole genome shotgun sequence includes the following:
- the LOC137282681 gene encoding ADP-ribosyl cyclase/cyclic ADP-ribose hydrolase-like: MPLQTHSLAVILALVIHQVLADGQCVTKGTTPEIRELVLGRCVDYQTNINPGAFCVNGVSTRRNCSALADMFVSAFAFQPACNVSYSRYDDFIQAANIDVPPGQSMFWSGVYGVVQMYSNRGQRATVLEDTFIGYMVDGLQFCAQASQPGMTYDEDCPGFEQTDNCTYNAEYSFWAMASKNYASHARGEAFVMLNASRDQPFQDSSFFATWEVPNMNATILSRVNILLVHIPGQKIRSTCNSVNIFGLKKRLRDKNIASSCEDSPRGPQTMLCVDHPAEKECITGSLSHPDLIG, encoded by the exons ATGCCGTTACAGACACACTCACTAGCAGTGATCCTGGCACTGGTCATACACCAGGTGTTAGCCGATGGGCAGTGTGTAACCAAGGGAACCACTCCTGAAATACGGGAGCTGGTGTTGGGGAGGTGTGTCGACTACCAGACAAACATCAACCCTGGAGCTTTCTGTGTCAACGG GGTATCTACCCGTAGAAACTGTTCTGCTCTGGCAGATATGTTCGTCTCTGCATTCGCATTCCAGCCTGCGTGTAATGTAAGTTACAGTCGCTATGATGACTTCATCCAAGCCGCCAACATTGACGTTCCACCCGGTCAG AGCATGTTCTGGTCTGGTGTGTACGGTGTCGTGCAGATGTACAGTAACCGTGGACAGAGAGCAACAGTGCTTGAAGACACATTCATAG GTTATATGGTGGACGGGTTACAGTTCTGTGCCCAGGCCAGTCAACCTGGTATGACGTACGATGAGGACTGTCCTGGATTTGAACAGACAGACAACTGTACATACAACGCAGAGTATTCCTTCTGGGCCATGGCGTCGAAaaat TATGCATCCCATGCCAGGGGCGAAGCCTTTGTTATGTTGAATGCGAGTAGAGACCAACCTTTCCAGGATTCATC TTTCTTTGCAACATGGGAAGTGCCGAATATGAATGCGACGATACTATCAAGGGTCAATATTCTTTTGGTTCATATACCGGGACAAAAGATACG ATCAACATGTAACAGCGTCAACATCTTTGGCCTGAAAAAGCGACTGAGGGATAAAAACATTGCCTCTTCTTGTGAGGACAGTCCAAG AGGGCCTCAAACCATGCTCTGTGTGGACCACCCAGCAGAAAAGGAGTGCATTACAGGCAGCTTGTCTCACCCTGATCTCATTGGCTGA